Proteins encoded within one genomic window of Flavobacterium oreochromis:
- the secDF gene encoding protein translocase subunit SecDF, producing the protein MQNRGLIKFFAIIFALVSIYQLTFTFVANKVKSDAKAFANGNQEKEIKYLDSIGKQKVFSLGFTDFTYNEVADKQINKGLDLEGGINVTLQISVKDVLKGLANNTSNAIFNKALAEAKINQQGNQSFLDAFFEAFEKASVGSGTKLASPDVFGNRNLADEINFNMSDSQVKAIIAKKVDESVQSAFGVLRERIDKFGVTQPNIVKLGNTGRILVELPGAKDVDRAKRLLSSTAQLEFWETYKIDEVAPYLMTVNEALKKTEKAVVPVVKETKTSSKVNDLLVDKSKDSANNAKGNNPLFDKLMPLQQGGSIIGMIATKDTAAVNAYLRRADIKALLPANLADVKFLYGKAKDEEAEAIEVYAIKGNRTNTPPMSGSVLVDAADTFDQMGKPAVSMQMNGKGAKVWEELTGRVFSQKNAIAIVLDDVVYSAPGVTSGPIAGGRSEISGTFTIDETKDLANVLRAGKLPAAAEIVQSEVVGPSLGQKAIDNGTMSAIVGLLAVMLWMWVYYGKSGTYANIALVVNLLFLFGILASLGAVLTLPGIAGIVLTLGTAVDANIIIYERAKEELRHGLNLEEAVKKSFSWTGAMRSIIDANVTHVLTGAILYTFGTGPIKGFATTLLIGIVTSLFTSIFITRIFLDRAVAKNDTLSFTTEWSKNWFTGYHFDFLKIKKFTYGFSLSVTVISLISIFFVNGLDQGVDFVGGRTFQVKFEKPVDAAVVSEELGKVFGVPAEAKVFGDSDQLRITTKYKIEEEGVAVDEEVNKLLYQGLSKYFPGMDYKTFITLTDGKKLAVLSGSKVGAAISNDIKTNSFWAVIGAMLVVGLYLVISFRKLGYSLGAVAAVAHDVIFVLGIYSLCYKFMPFHMEMDQHFIAAILTVIGYSMNDTVIVFDRIREFLAGNLKGNFNHIVNESINTTLSRTINTSLTMILVLAIMFVFGGESIRGFIFAMLIGIIVGTYSSLFIATPVLVDTLSKKDKEEIEKRHAEMNA; encoded by the coding sequence AAGAAAAGGAGATTAAGTATCTTGATTCAATTGGTAAACAAAAAGTTTTTAGTTTAGGGTTTACTGATTTTACTTATAATGAAGTAGCTGATAAGCAAATTAACAAAGGTTTAGACTTAGAAGGAGGGATTAATGTTACCCTGCAAATCTCTGTGAAAGATGTATTAAAAGGTTTAGCTAATAATACATCAAATGCCATATTTAATAAGGCTTTAGCAGAAGCGAAGATAAATCAACAAGGAAATCAATCTTTTCTAGATGCTTTTTTTGAAGCATTTGAAAAAGCTTCAGTAGGTTCAGGAACTAAGTTAGCATCTCCAGATGTTTTTGGAAATAGAAATTTAGCAGATGAGATTAACTTCAATATGTCAGATTCACAAGTAAAAGCTATAATTGCTAAAAAAGTAGATGAGTCGGTACAAAGTGCATTTGGAGTATTACGTGAGCGTATTGATAAATTTGGTGTAACACAACCTAATATTGTTAAATTAGGAAATACAGGACGTATTTTAGTAGAATTACCAGGAGCTAAAGATGTAGATCGCGCAAAAAGATTATTGTCTTCTACAGCTCAATTAGAGTTTTGGGAAACTTATAAAATAGATGAGGTTGCTCCATATTTAATGACAGTTAACGAAGCTTTAAAGAAAACTGAAAAAGCAGTAGTACCAGTAGTTAAAGAAACTAAAACATCTTCTAAAGTAAATGATTTATTAGTTGATAAATCAAAAGATTCAGCAAATAATGCAAAAGGAAACAATCCGTTATTTGATAAATTAATGCCATTGCAACAAGGAGGCTCTATTATAGGTATGATTGCTACTAAAGATACAGCAGCAGTTAATGCTTACTTAAGAAGAGCTGACATAAAAGCATTATTACCGGCTAATTTAGCAGATGTCAAGTTTTTGTATGGTAAAGCAAAAGATGAAGAAGCAGAAGCAATTGAGGTATATGCTATTAAAGGAAATAGAACGAATACACCTCCTATGAGTGGAAGCGTTTTAGTAGATGCTGCCGATACTTTTGATCAAATGGGAAAACCTGCTGTTTCTATGCAAATGAATGGTAAAGGAGCTAAAGTTTGGGAAGAATTAACAGGTAGAGTGTTTTCTCAAAAAAACGCAATTGCTATTGTTTTAGATGATGTAGTTTATTCTGCACCAGGCGTAACTTCAGGACCTATTGCAGGTGGTCGTTCAGAAATTTCAGGAACTTTTACAATTGATGAAACGAAAGACTTAGCTAATGTTTTACGTGCTGGTAAATTACCTGCAGCGGCTGAAATTGTTCAGTCAGAAGTTGTAGGGCCTTCATTAGGACAAAAAGCTATTGATAATGGTACTATGTCTGCTATTGTAGGATTGTTAGCTGTAATGTTATGGATGTGGGTATACTATGGTAAATCAGGAACTTATGCTAATATAGCATTAGTAGTTAACTTATTATTCTTATTTGGTATTTTAGCAAGCTTAGGAGCTGTGTTAACATTACCAGGTATTGCAGGTATCGTGTTAACATTAGGTACAGCCGTAGATGCAAATATCATTATTTATGAAAGAGCAAAAGAAGAATTACGTCATGGTCTTAATCTAGAAGAAGCAGTAAAAAAATCATTTTCTTGGACAGGAGCTATGCGTTCTATTATTGATGCAAACGTAACACACGTATTAACAGGTGCTATTTTATATACTTTTGGAACAGGACCTATTAAAGGTTTTGCAACAACCTTATTAATTGGTATCGTAACTTCATTATTCACATCTATTTTTATTACAAGAATTTTCTTAGATAGAGCAGTAGCTAAAAATGATACTTTATCATTTACTACAGAATGGTCTAAAAATTGGTTTACAGGATACCATTTTGACTTCTTAAAAATTAAGAAATTTACATATGGTTTCTCATTATCAGTAACTGTAATCAGTTTGATATCAATTTTCTTTGTAAATGGTTTAGATCAAGGGGTAGATTTTGTGGGAGGTAGAACTTTCCAAGTGAAATTTGAAAAACCAGTCGATGCTGCTGTTGTATCAGAAGAATTAGGAAAAGTTTTTGGTGTGCCTGCAGAAGCAAAAGTATTTGGTGATTCAGATCAATTAAGAATTACCACTAAATATAAGATTGAAGAAGAAGGTGTAGCTGTAGATGAAGAAGTAAATAAGTTATTATATCAAGGATTATCTAAATATTTCCCTGGTATGGATTACAAGACTTTCATTACATTAACTGATGGAAAAAAATTAGCTGTATTATCAGGTTCTAAAGTTGGAGCAGCTATATCTAATGATATTAAAACTAACTCTTTTTGGGCTGTTATTGGTGCTATGTTAGTAGTAGGTTTATATTTAGTAATTTCTTTCCGTAAGTTAGGATACTCTTTAGGAGCAGTAGCAGCTGTAGCTCACGACGTTATTTTTGTATTAGGTATTTACTCTTTATGTTATAAGTTTATGCCTTTCCATATGGAAATGGATCAACACTTTATTGCAGCTATCTTAACTGTTATCGGGTATTCAATGAATGATACAGTAATTGTGTTTGACCGTATTCGCGAGTTCTTAGCAGGTAACCTAAAAGGTAATTTTAATCATATCGTTAACGAATCTATTAATACAACTTTATCTAGAACAATTAATACATCATTAACTATGATTTTAGTATTAGCTATTATGTTCGTATTTGGTGGTGAATCTATAAGAGGATTTATATTTGCAATGTTAATAGGTATTATTGTAGGTACTTATTCTTCATTATTTATCGCAACTCCTGTATTAGTAGATACATTATCTAAAAAAGATAAAGAAGAAATAGAAAAAAGGCATGCTGAAATGAATGCGTAG
- a CDS encoding tRNA-binding protein gives MEISWADFERVEMRVGTIIEVHDFPEARKPAYRLTLDFGSELGIRKSSAQITKRYSKEELINKQIIAVVNFPKKQIGKFMSECLVLGSVDESNEVVLLTSDMKVPNGLRIA, from the coding sequence ATGGAAATTTCTTGGGCAGATTTTGAACGTGTAGAAATGCGTGTAGGTACTATAATTGAGGTACATGATTTTCCTGAAGCTCGTAAGCCAGCTTATCGGTTAACCCTTGATTTTGGGAGTGAATTAGGAATTAGAAAATCTTCAGCACAAATAACGAAACGGTATTCTAAAGAAGAATTAATAAATAAGCAAATTATAGCGGTTGTTAATTTTCCTAAAAAACAAATTGGTAAATTTATGAGTGAATGTTTAGTTTTAGGATCAGTGGATGAATCAAATGAAGTAGTTTTGTTAACTTCTGATATGAAAGTACCTAATGGATTGCGGATTGCTTGA
- a CDS encoding M56 family metallopeptidase, producing MNSYFLHCLLFSCKQRNFFRSNRWFLLTGLATAIILPLFFIRKYIFISTQIKTNAAAFQAIKHINSSQTSATPSIDWIFIFIIFYLLVFLFLLIKYLISFFSLYKLLKQNEVLKRGSFKLVDLDQEIAPFSFFNYIVYNSDFYTEDELQSILLHERVHSQDKHSIDLLISHLFCTFFWFNPFVWFYKKAISQNLEYIADQKASKFLKDKTKYQKALLKVITQRNCFSISNHFNSSLIKNRIVMLNQSQSEKKKSWKYVLIIPALVSFILFFQVKTIAQEKNITQSSSSGLYITTDKNSSDQEMKDDAKIAKEKFGVTIKFSKVKRNTKGEITAIKIEYKDLEGKKGMTHIQGDEPIKPIYFHKTKNKIGFGKANELNIVKNLHKSNNEDSNFGFSFLDKEENLAPDTNEIEIPSPETPDAITKSDKKGDNKPSIKNYSKSVIIKKQNNGKPEVIIDGKQIETDSEEYKKMLKDFNGNFEFNIHEDGPMVLKFNNEDVFKFDSNEIEKITKDALSNSQKQLKKLRDKMNNMRPEMDQMKIEMEKIKPEDFNFNFNWNEKESEAEMKKAREEMLKAREEMIKAREEMLKAKEEMLKAKNQQSKTKKA from the coding sequence ATTAATAGCTATTTTTTACATTGCTTATTATTTTCTTGTAAGCAAAGAAACTTTTTTCGTAGTAATAGATGGTTTTTACTAACTGGACTAGCAACAGCTATTATTTTACCTCTCTTCTTTATTCGAAAATACATCTTTATTAGTACGCAAATAAAAACTAATGCAGCTGCTTTTCAAGCCATAAAACATATAAATAGTAGTCAAACATCAGCAACACCATCAATAGACTGGATTTTCATTTTTATCATTTTTTATCTTCTTGTTTTTTTGTTTTTATTAATTAAATATCTTATTAGTTTTTTTTCATTATATAAGCTCCTTAAGCAAAATGAAGTTTTAAAAAGAGGTTCTTTTAAATTAGTAGATTTAGATCAAGAAATTGCACCATTTTCATTTTTTAATTATATCGTTTACAACTCTGATTTTTACACAGAAGATGAATTACAAAGCATATTATTACACGAAAGAGTTCATAGTCAAGACAAACACTCAATAGACCTATTAATTAGTCATCTTTTTTGCACTTTTTTTTGGTTCAACCCATTCGTTTGGTTCTATAAAAAAGCCATCTCACAAAACTTAGAATACATTGCTGATCAAAAAGCTAGTAAATTTCTAAAAGATAAAACTAAGTATCAAAAAGCATTATTAAAAGTAATTACACAACGAAATTGTTTTTCAATTTCAAACCATTTTAACTCATCATTAATTAAAAATCGAATCGTTATGTTAAATCAATCCCAATCAGAAAAAAAGAAATCTTGGAAGTACGTATTAATTATTCCAGCCTTAGTTAGTTTTATATTATTTTTTCAAGTAAAAACTATTGCACAAGAAAAAAACATCACTCAATCTAGTTCTAGTGGTTTATACATCACTACAGACAAAAACTCAAGTGATCAGGAAATGAAAGATGATGCAAAAATTGCAAAAGAAAAATTTGGTGTTACAATTAAATTTTCCAAAGTTAAACGTAATACAAAAGGAGAAATAACCGCTATCAAAATAGAATATAAAGATCTTGAAGGAAAAAAAGGAATGACTCATATTCAAGGAGATGAACCTATTAAACCTATTTATTTTCATAAGACTAAAAACAAAATAGGTTTTGGTAAAGCAAACGAACTAAACATTGTCAAAAACTTACATAAATCAAATAATGAAGATTCTAACTTTGGTTTCTCTTTTTTAGACAAAGAGGAAAACTTAGCACCTGATACTAACGAAATAGAAATTCCTTCTCCAGAAACTCCAGATGCAATAACCAAGTCTGATAAAAAAGGGGATAACAAACCCTCAATTAAAAATTACAGTAAAAGTGTAATTATAAAAAAACAAAATAATGGCAAACCTGAAGTTATCATAGATGGTAAACAAATTGAAACAGATTCTGAAGAATACAAAAAAATGTTAAAAGATTTTAATGGAAATTTTGAATTCAACATCCATGAAGATGGCCCTATGGTTTTAAAATTTAACAATGAAGATGTTTTTAAATTTGATTCAAATGAAATAGAAAAAATAACAAAAGATGCTTTATCTAATTCTCAAAAGCAACTTAAGAAATTACGTGACAAAATGAACAATATGCGTCCAGAAATGGATCAAATGAAAATTGAAATGGAAAAAATCAAGCCTGAAGATTTTAACTTTAACTTTAATTGGAATGAAAAAGAAAGTGAAGCAGAAATGAAAAAAGCACGAGAAGAAATGCTAAAAGCACGTGAAGAAATGATTAAGGCTCGTGAAGAAATGTTAAAAGCAAAAGAAGAAATGTTAAAAGCAAAAAACCAACAAAGTAAAACAAAAAAAGCCTAA
- a CDS encoding BlaI/MecI/CopY family transcriptional regulator: protein MQKLTNKEEEIMQILWKLENAFVKDVMAEIKDETPHYNTLSTIIRNLEDKGYVGHNIFGNTHQYHPIISLKDYRKKIFNNAIEHYFNNSYKNVVSFFAEEEKISAAELREILELIENKK, encoded by the coding sequence ATGCAAAAGTTAACGAACAAAGAAGAAGAAATCATGCAAATCTTATGGAAGCTTGAAAATGCTTTTGTAAAAGACGTAATGGCTGAAATAAAAGATGAGACTCCCCATTATAATACATTATCTACAATTATTCGAAATTTAGAAGATAAAGGATATGTAGGACATAATATTTTTGGAAACACACATCAGTACCATCCTATCATTAGCTTAAAAGACTATAGAAAAAAAATTTTTAATAATGCCATCGAACACTACTTTAACAACTCATATAAAAATGTAGTTTCTTTTTTTGCAGAAGAGGAAAAAATTTCGGCAGCAGAACTCAGAGAAATTTTAGAATTAATAGAAAACAAAAAATAA
- a CDS encoding DUF1684 domain-containing protein, whose translation MKKIVLISTLLFVLKFFGQNNTLQKKAYEFQQQLNKEFLDSVSSPLERSDFKKFKSLNFFPINDKYIVKANFFPINEGRIFEMTTTTDRRVKYKVYGVLRFEIDGVKEELFVYQNLELMRRKGFEDYLFLPFKDKTNGIMTYGGGRYLEMRIPKTQFVLLDFNQAYNPYCAYNEKYSCPLVPYENTLSVAIPAGVKKFHD comes from the coding sequence ATGAAAAAGATAGTATTGATTAGCACTCTTTTATTTGTTTTAAAATTTTTTGGACAAAATAATACGCTTCAAAAAAAAGCATATGAGTTTCAACAACAATTAAATAAAGAGTTTTTGGATAGTGTAAGTTCTCCTTTAGAGAGGTCTGATTTTAAGAAATTTAAAAGTTTAAATTTTTTCCCTATAAATGATAAATATATCGTGAAAGCAAATTTTTTTCCTATAAATGAGGGAAGGATATTTGAAATGACCACTACAACAGATCGTAGGGTGAAATATAAAGTTTATGGAGTATTACGCTTTGAAATTGATGGAGTTAAGGAAGAATTATTTGTATATCAAAATCTAGAGTTGATGCGTAGAAAAGGATTTGAAGATTATTTGTTTTTACCATTTAAAGATAAAACAAATGGTATAATGACTTATGGTGGTGGAAGATATTTAGAAATGCGTATTCCTAAAACTCAATTCGTATTGCTTGATTTTAACCAAGCCTACAATCCCTATTGTGCTTATAATGAAAAATATTCATGTCCTTTAGTACCTTATGAAAATACCTTGTCTGTTGCTATTCCTGCGGGAGTAAAAAAATTTCATGACTAA
- a CDS encoding TatD family hydrolase, translating into MKYNLHTHSFKDQLEVLEVVNQYPLEFNEDIPYFSIGTHPWYIKEDLIDQELKIIEDKLLLKKCLALGECGLDKRIDVKFDLQLEVFEKQLELAKKYKKPLILHCVSAFQEIISLKKTMKIEEPIIIHGFSKNIQVAKSLLDNGFYLSFGKYLIRNPELASVFRYVPDDRFFLETDMIEETINEVYEKASKIKNKNVEALIEANFIKVFQI; encoded by the coding sequence ATGAAGTATAATTTGCACACACATTCGTTTAAAGATCAACTAGAGGTATTAGAAGTAGTGAATCAGTATCCTTTAGAATTCAATGAAGATATTCCCTATTTTTCTATAGGTACACATCCGTGGTATATAAAAGAAGATCTTATTGATCAAGAGTTAAAAATTATAGAAGATAAACTATTGTTAAAAAAATGTTTAGCATTAGGTGAATGTGGATTAGATAAAAGAATAGATGTTAAGTTTGATCTTCAACTTGAAGTATTTGAAAAGCAGTTAGAACTTGCAAAAAAATATAAAAAACCCTTAATTTTGCACTGTGTTTCAGCTTTTCAAGAAATCATTAGTTTGAAAAAAACAATGAAAATAGAGGAACCTATTATAATACATGGCTTTTCTAAGAATATACAAGTTGCAAAAAGTTTATTAGATAATGGGTTTTATCTTTCTTTTGGTAAATATTTAATTCGGAATCCTGAATTAGCATCAGTATTTCGTTATGTGCCAGATGATCGTTTTTTTTTAGAAACAGATATGATAGAAGAAACTATTAACGAGGTATATGAAAAAGCTTCAAAAATTAAAAATAAAAATGTAGAAGCATTGATTGAAGCTAATTTTATAAAAGTGTTCCAAATTTAA
- a CDS encoding tRNA threonylcarbamoyladenosine dehydratase has product MAVWQERAELLFKTEGLEKLKNSNVLIVGMGGVGSFAAEFVARAGVGKMTIVDGDVVDITNINRQLPALHSTVGLPKVQLMAARIKDINPEIDLTVIEEFLSPERAYELVTNDFDYVMDCIDSVTPKLNLIIAAKKKKVKIISNMGAGGKFEAEKVCVKDISKTDYCPLAKQVRKRLKAEGISGGVKVVYSSERPDYSSVKMTDGSNFKKSFYGTNSWMPALFGLHAAEKVIRDLLRK; this is encoded by the coding sequence ATGGCAGTTTGGCAGGAAAGAGCGGAGTTATTATTTAAAACAGAAGGCTTAGAAAAATTAAAAAATTCCAACGTTTTAATTGTAGGAATGGGAGGGGTAGGATCATTTGCAGCAGAGTTTGTGGCCCGTGCTGGTGTAGGTAAAATGACTATAGTTGATGGAGATGTAGTTGATATTACAAATATTAATAGACAATTACCCGCTTTGCATTCTACAGTGGGGTTGCCTAAGGTACAGTTAATGGCAGCACGTATTAAGGATATAAATCCGGAAATAGATCTTACGGTTATTGAAGAATTTCTTTCACCAGAGAGAGCGTATGAGCTTGTTACAAACGATTTTGATTATGTTATGGATTGTATTGATAGTGTTACTCCAAAGCTAAATCTTATCATTGCAGCTAAAAAGAAAAAAGTTAAGATAATTAGTAATATGGGTGCAGGGGGTAAATTTGAGGCAGAGAAAGTATGTGTTAAAGATATCAGCAAGACAGATTATTGTCCATTAGCAAAACAGGTTCGTAAAAGATTAAAAGCAGAAGGAATTTCAGGAGGAGTAAAAGTAGTTTATTCATCTGAAAGACCTGATTATTCTAGTGTGAAAATGACGGATGGATCCAATTTTAAAAAATCATTTTATGGAACGAATAGTTGGATGCCCGCTTTATTTGGTTTGCATGCAGCAGAAAAAGTTATTAGAGATTTGTTGAGAAAATAA
- a CDS encoding nucleoside triphosphate pyrophosphohydrolase family protein, whose product MKKQLESVRIFHQTFGLGVKEFPVADLGNDLNQLRFNLMKEENEEYLEAVKNNNLVEVADALGDMLYILCGTILEHGLQEKIEEVFEEIQKSNMSKLGADGIPIYREDGKVLKGPNYFKPNIEKIVL is encoded by the coding sequence ATGAAAAAACAACTCGAATCAGTCCGTATATTTCATCAAACTTTCGGTTTAGGAGTAAAAGAATTTCCAGTAGCAGATTTAGGAAATGACTTGAACCAGCTCCGTTTTAACTTGATGAAAGAAGAAAATGAAGAATATTTAGAAGCAGTTAAAAACAATAATTTAGTAGAGGTAGCAGATGCTTTAGGTGATATGTTATATATATTGTGTGGTACTATTTTAGAGCATGGATTGCAAGAAAAAATAGAAGAAGTATTTGAAGAAATTCAAAAAAGTAATATGAGTAAGTTAGGAGCAGATGGAATACCTATTTATCGCGAAGACGGAAAAGTCTTGAAAGGGCCTAATTATTTTAAACCTAACATAGAAAAAATTGTACTCTAA
- the hutI gene encoding imidazolonepropionase has translation MKKLIINIRELLQIREPSILKVSGKEMAELPKIENAYLLIEDNLISDFGSMDNFPKNLDAQVIDAKGKVVLPTWCDSHTHLVYAGNRVQEFVDRINGLSYEEIAQKGGGILNSAKKLNESSEEEIFEESKVRLEEVIKQGTGAIEIKSGYGLTVEGELKMLRVIKKLAKAYPIKIKTTFLGAHAFPSIYKENHNAYIDLIINEMLPKIAKENLADYIDAFLETGYFSVEETERIMKAGQAYGLRAKIHVNQFTAINGIEACVKHQALSVDHLEIVTDHDIEILKNSDTMPVALPSCSYFISIPYTPARKMIEAGLPLALATDFNPGTTPSGNMNFVVATACIKMKMTPEEAINAATLNGAYAMGISETHGSITKGKVANLIITKEIPTYYQLPYAFGSNLIEQIIIEGQIIE, from the coding sequence ATGAAAAAATTAATCATAAACATAAGAGAATTACTACAAATAAGAGAACCGTCTATTTTAAAAGTTTCTGGAAAAGAAATGGCCGAACTTCCTAAAATAGAAAATGCGTATCTATTAATTGAAGACAATCTGATTTCTGATTTTGGCTCTATGGATAATTTTCCAAAAAATTTGGACGCACAAGTCATAGATGCTAAAGGAAAAGTTGTTTTACCAACTTGGTGTGATAGTCATACACATCTTGTATATGCTGGTAACAGAGTACAAGAATTTGTAGATCGTATTAATGGTCTTTCATATGAAGAAATTGCTCAAAAAGGAGGAGGAATTCTAAACTCTGCAAAAAAACTAAATGAAAGTTCAGAAGAAGAAATTTTTGAAGAATCAAAAGTTAGATTAGAAGAAGTTATTAAACAAGGTACAGGGGCTATTGAAATAAAATCAGGTTATGGACTGACAGTTGAAGGAGAACTAAAAATGCTACGCGTAATTAAAAAATTAGCAAAAGCCTACCCAATTAAAATTAAGACTACATTTTTAGGAGCTCATGCTTTTCCTTCTATATACAAAGAAAATCATAATGCGTATATAGATTTAATAATAAACGAAATGCTTCCTAAAATTGCTAAAGAAAATTTAGCAGATTATATCGATGCTTTTTTAGAAACAGGTTACTTTTCTGTTGAAGAAACAGAACGTATTATGAAAGCGGGTCAAGCATATGGTTTACGAGCAAAAATACATGTTAATCAATTTACTGCTATTAATGGTATAGAAGCTTGCGTAAAACACCAAGCCCTTAGTGTTGATCATTTAGAAATTGTAACAGATCATGATATTGAAATATTAAAAAATTCAGATACTATGCCTGTGGCCTTACCAAGTTGCTCCTATTTTATCAGCATTCCTTATACACCTGCTAGAAAAATGATAGAAGCAGGTCTACCTTTAGCTCTAGCAACAGATTTTAATCCAGGAACTACTCCTTCTGGAAATATGAATTTTGTAGTTGCTACAGCCTGTATTAAAATGAAGATGACTCCTGAAGAAGCCATTAATGCAGCTACTCTAAACGGAGCATATGCAATGGGGATAAGTGAAACACACGGAAGCATAACAAAAGGTAAAGTGGCAAATCTTATTATAACTAAAGAAATACCTACTTATTACCAATTACCATATGCCTTTGGCAGTAATCTGATTGAACAAATAATTATAGAAGGCCAAATAATAGAATAA